The following coding sequences are from one Kwoniella dendrophila CBS 6074 chromosome 8, complete sequence window:
- a CDS encoding nucleolar protein 58, translating into MLVLTETSVGFVVFKLSSDAKIDSKDLWKEFETPEGANKALKVQAIQRFTSTASAVEDLTAIQEGRLTDSLSKFLVDAAGGAGDADGEKKKKKKKLEDMLVVSDPKLASTIQKQLSIPVLSDSSTQDLYRGIRQQLASLLGGVDQKDLNTMSLGLGHSLSRFKLKFSTDKVDTMVIQAIALLDDLDKEINIYSMRVKEWYGWHFPEMAKIIVDNLAYARVVKAMGFRTNASSTSFELILPEDLEATIKAAAELSMGTEISDSDMTHIHSLCDQVISITEYRTQLSEYLRNRMQAIAPNLTALVGELVGARLISHAGSLMNLAKHPASTVQILGAEKALFRALKTKHDTPKYGLIYHASLIGQAPQKLKGKMARMVATKAALSIRVDALSDAESRSDATSAEVGITNRVKLESRLRALEHQAGIQSVRKVTSGVNGRQQPKFELNANGSGSYNNQTDNLPLDSVNGMLPTQPEQAVKNAVEAVLEVKEEKRAEKNMDDAEINKKDKKKKRKSEAAVGDITMDDAADESMVVGETKEERKARKEAKKAAKAAKKEENGDSEKKSKKRRADESEVGDVSVVVDGEKKKKKKKRDSEAA; encoded by the exons ATGTTAGTTCTTACCGAAACTTCAGTCGGTTTCGTAGTCTTCAAACTTAGTAGTGATGCCAAGATTGACTCGAAAGATTTATGGAAGGAATTTGAAACACCTGAAGGAGCCAATAAAGC TCTAAAAGTACAAGCTATTCAACGATTCACATCTACTGCTTCTGCCGTAGAGGATCTTACAGCTATAcaagaaggtagattaaCCGATTCATTATCGAAATTCTTGGTAGATGCTGCTGGTGGAGCTGGTGATGCGGAtggagagaaaaagaaaaagaagaagaagttggaGGATATGTTGGTTGTTTCTGATCCTAAGCTTG CTTCAACAATTCAAAAACAACTTTCAATCCCTGTTCTTTCCGATTCATCAACTCAAGATCTATATAGAGGTATTAGACAACAACTTGCTTCTTTACTTGGTGGTGTAGATCAAAAAGATCTCAACACAATgtctttaggtttaggtcaCTCTCTTTCTAgattcaagctcaaattCTCAACAGATAAAGTAGATACTATGGTTATTCAAGCTATtgctttattagatgatttagataaagaaattaacATTTACTCAATGAGAGTAAAG GAATGGTACGGTTGGCATTTCCCTGAAATGGCTAAAATCATCGTAGATAACCTTGCTTACGCTCGAGTTGTGAAAGCTATGG GTTTCCGAACTAAcgcatcatcaacttcattcgAATTAATCCTTCCAGAAGATCTTGAAGCTACAATCAAAGCTGCAGCTGAACTATCTATGGGTACAGAAATATCTGATTCTGATATGACAcatattcattcattatgTGATCAAGTAATCTCAATCACAGAATACCGAACTCAATTATCAGAATATCTTAGAAATCGAATGCAAGCTATTGCACCAAATCTTACTGCTTTAGTTGGTGAATTAGTTGGAGCTAGATTGATTTCACATGCAGGTTCATTAATGAATTTAGCTAAACATCCTGCATCAACTGTGCAAATTCTTGGTGCTGAAAAGGCTTTATTCAGAGCTTTAAAAACAAAGCATGATACTCCTAAATATGGTTTGATCTATCAT GCATCACTTATTGGTCAAGCACCACAAaaattaaaaggtaaaatggCAAGAATGGTAGCTACAAAAGCAGCATTATCAATTCGTGTGGATGCATTATCTGATGcagaatcaagatcagatgCTACATCAGCTGAAGTTGGAATAACGAATAGGGTTAAACTTGAATCTAGATTAAGAGCATTAGAACATCAAGCAGGTATACAATCAGTTAGAAAAGTAACATCTGGTGTAAATGGTAGACAACAACCTAAATTCGAGCTAAACGCAAATGGTTCTGGATCATACAACAATCAAacagataatttacctttagataGTGTAAATGGTATGTTACCTACACAACCTGAACAAGCAGTTAAAAAtgctgttgaagctgttttagaagttaaagaagaaaaacgtGCAGAAAAGAATATGGATGATGCagaaatcaataaaaaagataagaagaagaagagaaaatctGAAGCTGCTGTTGGTGATATTACAATGGATGATGCAGCAGATGAAAGTATGGTTGTAGGtgaaactaaagaagaaagaaaagcaagaaaagaagctaagaaagct gctaaagcagctaagaaggaagaaaatgGAGATTCTGAAAAGAAATCTAAAAAGAGAAGAGCAGATGAATCTGAAGTTGGAGATGTAAGCGTTGTTGTAGatggtgaaaagaaaaagaagaagaagaagagagattcTGAAGCTGCTTAA
- a CDS encoding peptidyl-prolyl cis-trans isomerase D — protein sequence MPNTITYFDITIGGSPAGRLSFELFDDVVPKTADNFKHLCLGDKTNSSGRKLAYEGSIFHRCIKSFMLQGGDFTNGNGTGGESIYGEKFEDENFELKHEKPMLLSMANAGPNTNGSQFFITTVPTPHLDGKHVVFGRVRSNKGLVRRIEALPTSSDKPNEEVKIASAGVLSPEDIAKEDEERKKAQEASGGDDIWEDYPQDEEGIDAEKADEALSVALKLKDVGTKEFKAGQFAAALDKYQKALRYLDVHPVLPDDAPKEQVEGFRTARIPLLTNAALAALKCTPPAATLAMILTTRALSIDNLTSSEKGKALYRRALAEIQKKQDEEAEKDLRQALEYVPGDAGILKTLKEVEVKRKERRDKERKAFSKMFG from the exons ATGCCTAACACCATCACCTACTTTGACATCACCATTGGTGGATCTCCAGCTGGTCGATTGAGTTTCGagttatttgatgatgttgtgccaaag ACAGCCGATAACTTTAAACATCTTTGTTTAGGAGAtaaaacaaattcatcagGACGAAAATTAGCTTATGAAGGTTCAATTTTCCATCGATGTATAAAAAGTTTCATGCTTCAAGGTGGTGATTTTACCAATGGTAATGGTACAGGTGGTGAATCAATTTATGGAGAGAAA tttgaagatgagaatTTCGAATTAAAACATGAAAAACCAATGTTACTTTCAATGGCTAATGCTGGACCAAACACAAATGGATCTCAATTCTTCATTACAAC CGTACCTACACCTCATCTTGATGGTAAACATGTAGTATTTGGACGAGTTCGATCGAACAAAGGACTCGTAAGAAGAATTGAAGCTTTACCAACATCCTCTGATAAACCAAATGAAGAAGTCAAAATTGCTTCTGCAGGTGTATTGAGTCCAGAAGATAttgctaaagaagatgaagagagaaagaaagctcaagaagCAAGTGGAGGTGATGATATTTGGGAG GATTACccacaagatgaagaaggtattgatgctgaaaaagcagatgaagctTTAAGCGTAGCTttaaaattaaaagatgTCGGTACAAA AGAATTCAAAGCTGGACAATTCGCCGCAGCACTTGATAAATACCAAAAAGCTTTAAGATATCTTGATGTTCATCCTGTTTTACCTGACGATGCACCCAAAGAACAAGTAGAAGGATTCCGAACAGC CCGAATTCCATTATTAACCAACGCAGCATTAGCAGCATTAAAATGTACACCACCTGCAGCAACATTAGCAATGATTTTGACTACAAGAgcattatcaattgataatttaacatcatcagaaaaaggtaaagcattATATAGaagagctttagctgaaattcaaaagaaacaagatgaagaagctgaaaaagatttaagaCAAGCTCTGGAATACGTTCCAGGAGATGCAGGTATTTTGAAAACtttgaaagaagttgaagtgaaaagaaaagaaagaagagataaagaaagaaaagctttcTCCAAAATGTTTGGTTAA